A section of the Flavobacteriales bacterium genome encodes:
- a CDS encoding NAD(P)/FAD-dependent oxidoreductase, which produces MRHPLPSGEYDAVVIGAGISGLTSAAILARAGLKVCVLEMDARPGGYLAGFRRKDFRFDSAIHWLNQCGPRGYVTRVFDLIGRDHPVARPQRRIRRWKSPSVDLLLTNRPDDLKAELIRRFPHERAGLERFFRDAWKLGRSFDRSSGLIRAQETMGPLERVGYMLRRLRFALPFIKHLGYQGDAGVKKGLDRYFKDPGLHKLFSSEQELLACLVPIGWAYFGDYQSPPKGGSQVFPEWLAHVVTRLGGALHYRCRVTRILLEGGRCVGVEGEQRGTPFTVRAPQVIAACDVETLYERMLPPEVVPEKLKAKLRDAVLYSSSVTVSLGLDVPAEHFGLDEELIYLHRDDVPRDAHGGTDPAQSGISILAPSLRDKSMAPPGMGTLTLYIPALFGDHDTWATERDATGAIVRGEAYERLKQRVADALIDRVERALAPGLRRHIVYCDVATPITHWRYTGNRFGSMMGAKPGKENFKAGIAHYRTPVPGLLLGGHWADLGGGVPIAVKSGVNTALIVLKDTGHPAFATWRAYLDKGLDVERVRTGPGLVPYAEDWVQAPTPAEKRATKLR; this is translated from the coding sequence ATGCGCCATCCGCTTCCCTCGGGTGAGTACGATGCGGTGGTGATCGGGGCCGGCATCAGCGGCCTCACCTCCGCGGCCATCCTGGCGCGGGCCGGCCTGAAGGTGTGCGTGCTGGAGATGGACGCCCGCCCCGGCGGCTACCTCGCCGGCTTCCGCCGCAAGGACTTCCGCTTCGACAGCGCCATCCACTGGCTGAACCAGTGCGGGCCCCGCGGATACGTCACCCGCGTGTTCGACCTCATCGGCCGCGACCACCCCGTAGCCCGTCCCCAGCGCCGCATCCGCCGCTGGAAGAGCCCCTCGGTGGACCTGCTGCTCACCAACCGCCCCGATGACCTGAAGGCCGAGCTCATCCGCCGCTTCCCCCACGAACGCGCCGGCCTCGAGCGCTTCTTCCGCGATGCCTGGAAGCTGGGCCGCTCCTTCGACCGCAGCAGCGGCCTCATCCGCGCGCAGGAGACCATGGGGCCGCTGGAACGGGTGGGCTACATGCTGCGCCGCCTGCGCTTCGCCCTGCCCTTCATCAAGCACCTGGGCTACCAGGGCGATGCCGGGGTGAAGAAGGGCCTGGACCGCTACTTCAAAGACCCCGGCCTGCACAAGCTCTTCAGCAGCGAGCAGGAGCTGCTGGCCTGCCTGGTGCCCATCGGCTGGGCCTACTTCGGCGACTACCAGAGCCCGCCCAAGGGCGGCAGCCAGGTGTTCCCCGAATGGCTCGCCCACGTGGTGACGCGCCTGGGCGGCGCCCTCCACTACCGCTGCCGCGTGACGCGCATCCTGCTGGAGGGCGGCCGCTGCGTGGGCGTGGAGGGGGAGCAGCGCGGCACCCCCTTCACCGTCCGCGCCCCGCAGGTGATCGCCGCCTGCGACGTGGAGACCCTCTACGAGCGCATGCTGCCGCCGGAGGTGGTGCCGGAGAAGCTGAAGGCCAAGCTGCGCGATGCGGTGCTCTACAGCAGCTCCGTCACCGTGTCGCTGGGGCTGGACGTGCCCGCCGAGCACTTCGGCCTGGACGAGGAGCTCATCTACCTGCACCGCGACGATGTGCCGCGCGACGCGCACGGCGGCACGGACCCCGCGCAGAGCGGCATCAGCATCCTGGCCCCCAGCCTGCGCGACAAGAGCATGGCGCCGCCGGGCATGGGCACCCTCACCCTCTACATCCCCGCGCTCTTCGGCGACCACGATACCTGGGCCACGGAGCGCGATGCCACGGGCGCCATCGTGCGGGGCGAGGCCTACGAACGGCTGAAGCAGCGCGTGGCCGATGCGCTGATCGACCGCGTGGAGCGGGCGCTGGCGCCGGGCCTGCGCCGCCACATCGTGTACTGCGACGTGGCCACGCCCATCACCCACTGGCGCTACACCGGCAACCGCTTCGGCAGCATGATGGGCGCCAAGCCCGGCAAGGAGAACTTCAAGGCCGGCATCGCCCACTACCGCACCCCCGTGCCGGGCCTGCTGCTGGGCGGCCACTGGGCCGACCTGGGCGGCGGCGTGCCCATCGCCGTCAAGTCCGGCGTCAACACCGCCCTCATCGTGCTGAAGGACACGGGCCACCCCGCCTTCGCCACCTGGCGCGCCTACCTGGACAAGGGCCTCGACGTGGAGCGCGTGCGCACCGGGCCGGGGCTGGTGCCCTATGCCGAGGACTGGGTGCAGGCGCCCACGCCGGCGGAGAAGCGGGCGACCAAGCTGAGATGA
- a CDS encoding DUF1295 domain-containing protein: MRRTILVLVITVVLVPVVSYFADAPLTALQRDTLGLLLRIYLITALATWVVAELTRNCSQVDKLWSLMPPMYAWVMADAAGFTPRALLMAALVTAWGLRLTYNFGRRGGYSWRFWSGEEDYRWEVLRRNPILAKPWVWRLFNLGFISLYQMGLVLLFTLPMLLVVDAPGALGLADGLLAAAMLAFLAIETVADQQQWDFQREKHRRLKAGEPLTGRYAEGFVHDGLWAVVRHPNYMAEQAQWLVFYGFSVAATGRWINWSLCGALLLVLLFQGSADFSEGISAGKYPGYRHYLARVPRYLPWPRPRG, translated from the coding sequence GCCGGTGGTGTCCTACTTCGCCGACGCCCCGCTCACCGCCCTGCAACGCGACACCCTGGGCCTGCTGCTCCGCATCTACCTCATCACCGCGCTGGCCACCTGGGTGGTGGCCGAACTGACGCGCAACTGCAGCCAGGTGGACAAGCTGTGGAGCCTGATGCCGCCGATGTACGCCTGGGTGATGGCCGACGCCGCCGGCTTCACGCCGCGCGCGCTGCTGATGGCCGCGCTGGTGACCGCCTGGGGGCTGCGCCTCACCTACAACTTCGGCCGCCGCGGCGGCTACAGCTGGCGCTTCTGGAGCGGTGAGGAGGACTACCGCTGGGAGGTGCTGCGCCGCAACCCCATCCTGGCGAAGCCGTGGGTGTGGCGCCTCTTCAACCTGGGCTTCATCTCCCTCTACCAGATGGGCCTGGTGCTGCTCTTCACCCTGCCCATGCTGCTGGTGGTGGACGCCCCCGGCGCGCTGGGCCTGGCCGACGGCCTGCTGGCCGCCGCCATGCTCGCCTTCCTGGCCATCGAGACCGTGGCCGACCAGCAGCAGTGGGATTTCCAGCGCGAGAAGCACCGCCGCCTGAAGGCCGGCGAACCCCTCACCGGCCGCTATGCGGAAGGCTTCGTGCACGACGGCCTGTGGGCCGTGGTGCGCCACCCCAACTACATGGCCGAGCAGGCGCAATGGCTCGTCTTCTACGGCTTCAGCGTGGCGGCCACCGGGCGCTGGATCAACTGGAGCCTCTGCGGCGCGCTGCTGCTGGTGCTCCTCTTCCAGGGCAGCGCCGACTTCAGCGAGGGCATCAGCGCCGGCAAGTACCCCGGCTACCGCCACTACCTGGCCCGCGTGCCCCGCTACCTGCCCTGGCCGCGCCCCCGCGGGTGA